CCTCTTTCATCACCCTCCCGTCCAGGCTCCGTTAATCAAAGTAAATTCATCCACCTATTGAAAAGTGAAGGGGGGCAAGGTGGCACTTATCCATTGACATCACGCAAGTAGAAGAATAAAATTTTGGGGCGTAAGAGGAAGAAGAGAAATCGCCGGCCAAACAAATTTATAAGGAAGGAAGAAATCATGGCTGACAATTCATATTCCTTTGCATCTCTCATGGAGATCACAAAGCGGCCCTCAACTGTTTTTGTGGAAGGGCACGGGTCCTGGCTGAAAGACGCAAACGGTAAAGAATACCTGGATTTTGTCCAGGGATGGGCGGTGAATTGCCTGGGGCACTCCCCCAAGGTGCTGGTGGAGGCGATTGCCAAGCAGGCGGGAAAATTGATTAACTGCAGCCCCGCCTACTATAACGAGACCATGATCAAATTGGCCGACCTGATTGTAAAATACAGCTGTCTGCATAAGGTCTTTTTTACCAACAGCGGGGCGGAGGCGAATGAAGGGGCGGTCAAGCTGGCCCGAAAATGGGGGCAGAAATTCCGCAATGGGGCCTATGAGATCATAACCATGGACCATGCCTTTCACGGCCGCACCCTGGCCATGATGTCCGCCTCCGGCAAAGCGGAGTGGGCGCAGTTGTATGAACCGAAAGTAACCGGTTTCCCTAAAGTGAACCTGGACGATCTGAATGCCGTCCAGGCGGCCATCAACGAGAAAACAGTGGGGGTCATGCTGGAGCCCATCCAGGGGGAAGCCGGGGTCTTCGTGGCCACGGATGAATACCTGAAAGGATTGCGCAAGCTCACCCGGGAAAAAGGAATCCTTCTGATCCTGGATGAAATCCAGACCGGCATGGGCCGCACGGGTAAGCTGTTCGGCTATCAACATAGCGGCGTGGAGCCGGATATCATGACTTTAGCCAAAGGGATTGGAGGCGGTGTTCCCCTTGGAGCTCTGGTGGCTCACGAAAGTGTTTGCTGCTTCGAACCCGGGGACCAGGGGGGGACTTTTAACGGCAATCCCCTCATGATGGCCGCCGGTTGTGCCGTGATCGAGGAGCTGACCAAGCCAGGTTTTCTGGAAAAGGTTACCGAGACCGGGGCTTATCTGCAGGGCCGACTGGAAGAACTATCCAAGCAATATGGATTTGGTGAGGTGCGGGGTAGAGGACTCCTGTTGGCTATGGATCTAATCA
This sequence is a window from Deltaproteobacteria bacterium. Protein-coding genes within it:
- a CDS encoding acetylornithine transaminase, giving the protein MADNSYSFASLMEITKRPSTVFVEGHGSWLKDANGKEYLDFVQGWAVNCLGHSPKVLVEAIAKQAGKLINCSPAYYNETMIKLADLIVKYSCLHKVFFTNSGAEANEGAVKLARKWGQKFRNGAYEIITMDHAFHGRTLAMMSASGKAEWAQLYEPKVTGFPKVNLDDLNAVQAAINEKTVGVMLEPIQGEAGVFVATDEYLKGLRKLTREKGILLILDEIQTGMGRTGKLFGYQHSGVEPDIMTLAKGIGGGVPLGALVAHESVCCFEPGDQGGTFNGNPLMMAAGCAVIEELTKPGFLEKVTETGAYLQGRLEELSKQYGFGEVRGRGLLLAMDLIKENGPQIVEESLNRGLLINSPRKNTLRFMPALIVTREEIDRMIDILKKVFPVVG